A window from Pseudomonas campi encodes these proteins:
- a CDS encoding FAD-dependent oxidoreductase yields MTERLNNDFQFIEVGRKDPKKKLLRQRKKEFVEIYEPFKPAQAADQAHRCLGCGNPYCEWKCPVHNFIPNWLKLVSEGNILAAAELSHQTNTLPEVCGRVCPQDRLCEGACTLNDGFGAVTIGSVEKYITDTAFAMGWRPDMSNVKPTGKRVAVIGAGPAGLGCADVLVRNGVTPVVFDKNPEIGGLLTFGIPEFKLEKSVLSRRRDIFTGMGIEFRLNTEIGKDITLQQLLDEYDAVFMGMGTYTYMKGGFPGEDLPGVSDALDFLIANVNRNLGFEKSAEDFIDMKGKRVVVLGGGDTAMDCNRTSIRQGAKSVTCAYRRDEENMPGSRKEVKNAKEEGVKFLFNRQPIAIVGEDKVEGVKVVETRLGEPDARGRRSPEPIPGSEEIIPADAVLIAFGFRPSPAPWFADFQIATDSQGRVVAPEQSQFKHQTSNPKIFAGGDMVRGSDLVVTAIFEGRNAAEGILDYLGV; encoded by the coding sequence ATGACTGAACGTCTGAATAACGACTTCCAGTTCATCGAAGTCGGGCGCAAGGATCCGAAGAAGAAGCTCCTGCGCCAGCGCAAGAAGGAGTTCGTGGAAATCTACGAACCCTTCAAGCCGGCCCAGGCCGCCGACCAGGCACACCGTTGCCTGGGCTGCGGCAACCCGTATTGCGAGTGGAAGTGCCCGGTGCACAACTTCATTCCCAACTGGTTGAAGCTGGTTTCCGAGGGCAACATCCTGGCTGCCGCCGAGCTGAGCCACCAGACCAACACCCTGCCGGAAGTCTGCGGCCGCGTGTGCCCGCAGGACCGTCTGTGCGAGGGTGCCTGCACCCTCAACGACGGCTTCGGCGCGGTGACCATCGGTTCGGTGGAGAAGTACATCACCGACACGGCCTTCGCCATGGGCTGGCGCCCGGACATGTCCAACGTCAAGCCAACCGGCAAGCGTGTCGCGGTGATCGGTGCCGGTCCGGCCGGTCTCGGCTGCGCCGACGTGCTGGTGCGCAACGGCGTGACCCCGGTGGTGTTCGACAAGAACCCGGAAATCGGTGGCCTGCTGACCTTCGGCATCCCCGAGTTCAAGCTGGAAAAGAGCGTACTCAGCCGCCGGCGTGACATCTTTACCGGCATGGGCATCGAGTTCCGCCTGAACACCGAGATCGGCAAGGACATCACCCTGCAGCAGTTGCTGGATGAGTACGATGCCGTGTTCATGGGCATGGGCACCTACACCTACATGAAGGGCGGCTTCCCCGGTGAAGACCTGCCGGGCGTCAGCGATGCCCTCGACTTCCTGATCGCCAACGTCAACCGCAACCTCGGTTTCGAGAAGTCCGCCGAGGACTTCATCGACATGAAGGGCAAGCGCGTGGTGGTACTCGGCGGCGGCGACACGGCGATGGACTGCAACCGCACCTCCATCCGTCAGGGCGCCAAGTCGGTCACCTGCGCCTACCGTCGTGACGAAGAGAACATGCCGGGCTCGCGCAAGGAAGTGAAGAACGCCAAGGAAGAGGGCGTGAAGTTCCTCTTCAACCGGCAGCCCATCGCCATCGTCGGCGAGGACAAGGTGGAAGGCGTCAAGGTGGTCGAGACCCGTCTCGGCGAACCGGACGCCCGTGGCCGTCGCAGCCCCGAGCCGATCCCCGGTTCCGAGGAAATCATCCCGGCCGACGCCGTGCTGATCGCCTTCGGTTTCCGCCCGAGCCCGGCGCCGTGGTTTGCCGACTTCCAGATCGCAACCGACAGCCAGGGCCGTGTCGTGGCCCCGGAGCAGAGCCAGTTCAAGCACCAGACCAGCAACCCGAAGATCTTCGCCGGTGGCGACATGGTCCGTGGTTCCGACCTGGTGGTGACGGCGATCTTCGAAGGCCGTAACGCCGCCGAAGGTATTCTCGACTACCTCGGCGTCTGA
- the cynS gene encoding cyanase, giving the protein MDKQQMSAAIIEARQRLDLSWADLARAIEMSPVWTTSACLGMNSMPADKAEALCHRLGLPGEVALALQAFPHKHWDKSVPTDPLVYRFYEMINVYGDTIKELINEEFGDGIMSAIDFSMDISRVADPKGDRVQIVLNGKFLPYKAW; this is encoded by the coding sequence ATGGACAAGCAGCAGATGAGTGCGGCCATCATCGAGGCCCGCCAGCGTCTCGACCTCAGCTGGGCCGACCTGGCCCGCGCTATCGAGATGTCGCCGGTGTGGACCACTTCGGCCTGCCTGGGCATGAACAGCATGCCGGCCGACAAGGCCGAGGCCCTGTGCCACAGGCTGGGCCTGCCCGGCGAGGTCGCCCTGGCTCTGCAGGCTTTCCCGCACAAGCACTGGGACAAGAGCGTGCCGACCGACCCGCTGGTGTACCGCTTCTACGAGATGATCAATGTCTACGGCGACACCATCAAGGAGCTGATCAACGAGGAGTTCGGCGACGGCATCATGAGCGCCATCGACTTCAGCATGGACATCTCGCGGGTTGCCGATCCCAAGGGCGACCGCGTGCAGATCGTGCTCAACGGCAAGTTCCTGCCCTACAAGGCCTGGTGA
- the gltB gene encoding glutamate synthase large subunit: MKAGLYHPDEFKDNCGFGLIAHMQGEASHHLLQTAIEALTCMTHRGGINADGKTGDGCGLLIQKPDQFLRAMSVQHFGVELPQQYAVGMVFFNQDNAKAEAARENMNREILAAGLTLVGWRKVPVDTSVLGRLALERLPQIEQVFIGGEGLSDQEFAIKLFSARRRSSVANAADTDHYICSFSPKTIIYKGLMMPADLQQFYPDLGDERLQTAICVFHQRFSTNTLPKWPLAQPFRFLAHNGEINTITGNRNWAQARRTKFANELIPDLEELGPLVNRVGSDSSSMDNMLELMVTGGIDLFRGVRMIIPPAWQNMETMDADLRAFYEYNSMHMEPWDGPAGVVLTDGRYAVCLLDRNGLRPARWVTTKNGYITLASEIGVWDYQPEDVIAKGRVGPGQILAVDTETGQVLNTDDIDNRLKSRHPYKQWLRQGAVRIQATLADDQGVASYDADQLKQFMKMFQVTFEERDQVLRPLAEQGQEAVGSMGDDTPMAVLSKRVRSTYDYFRQQFAQVTNPPIDPLREAIVMSLEICLGAERNIFQESPAHASRVILSSPVISPAKWRSLMALNEPDFERHVIDLNYDESIGLEAAVRNIADQAEEAVRAGKALLVLTDRHIGPGKLPAHASLAVGAVHHRLTETGLRCDSNILVETATARDPHHFAVLLGFGASAVYPYLAYEVLADLIRTGEVLGDLDEVFKHYRKGISKGLLKILSKMGISTVASYRGAQLFEAVGLAEEVVDLSFRGVASRLKGARFVDIEAEQKLLAAEAWNNRKPIQQGGLLKFVYGGEYHAYNPDVVNTLQAAVQQGSYDKYKEYASLVDTRPVSMLRDLLQVKLAEQPLPLDQVEPLQAIFKRFDAAGISLGALSPEAHEAIAEAMNRIGGRSNSGEGGEDPARYGTVRSSKIKQVATGRFGVTPEYLVNAEVLQIKVAQGAKPGEGGQLPGGKVNGLIARLRYAVPGVTLISPPPHHDIYSIEDLSQLIFDLKQVNPQALVSVKLVAEAGVGTIAAGVAKAYADLITISGYDGGTGASPLSSIKYAGSPWELGLAETHQTLRGNDLRGKVRVQTDGGLKTGLDVIKAAILGAESFGFGTGPMVALGCKYLRICHLNNCATGVATQNDKLRKDHFIGTVEMVVNYFTYVAEDTREWLAKLGVPSLGELIGRTDLLEMLPGETAKQQHLDLSPLLGSDHVPADKPQFCEVDRNPPFDQGLLAEKMVELAKAAIADKSGGEYELDICNCDRSIGARISGEIAKQHGNQGMKDAPLTFRFKGTAGQSFGVWNAGGLHMYLEGDANDYVGKGMTGGKLVIVPPQGSPFKTQESAIIGNTCLYGATGGKLFAVGTAGERFAVRNSGAHAVVEGTGDHCCEYMTGGFVCVLGKTGVNFGSGMTGGFAYVLDLDNSFVDRVNHELVEIQRINNEAMEAYRSHLRGVLAEYVAETASEWGSNLLENLDDYLRKFWLVKPKAASLGSLLSSTRANPQ, translated from the coding sequence ATGAAAGCAGGTCTGTACCATCCTGATGAGTTCAAGGATAACTGCGGCTTCGGTTTGATCGCCCATATGCAGGGCGAGGCAAGCCATCACTTGCTGCAGACTGCCATTGAAGCCCTGACCTGTATGACCCACCGCGGCGGGATTAACGCCGACGGCAAGACCGGTGACGGTTGTGGTCTGCTGATCCAGAAGCCGGACCAGTTCCTGCGCGCCATGTCCGTGCAGCACTTCGGCGTCGAGCTGCCGCAGCAGTACGCCGTTGGCATGGTGTTCTTCAACCAGGACAACGCCAAGGCCGAAGCCGCACGCGAGAACATGAACCGCGAAATCCTCGCCGCCGGCCTGACCCTGGTCGGCTGGCGCAAGGTGCCGGTGGATACCAGCGTACTCGGCCGCCTGGCCCTGGAGCGCCTACCGCAGATCGAACAGGTGTTCATCGGCGGTGAAGGCCTGTCCGACCAGGAATTTGCCATCAAGCTGTTCAGCGCCCGTCGTCGTTCCTCGGTGGCCAACGCCGCCGACACCGACCACTACATCTGCAGCTTTTCGCCCAAGACCATCATCTATAAAGGCCTGATGATGCCGGCCGACCTGCAGCAGTTCTACCCGGACCTGGGTGACGAGCGCCTGCAGACTGCCATTTGCGTCTTCCACCAGCGCTTCTCCACCAACACCCTGCCGAAATGGCCGCTGGCGCAGCCGTTCCGCTTCCTCGCCCACAACGGCGAGATCAACACCATCACCGGCAACCGCAACTGGGCCCAGGCCCGTCGCACCAAGTTTGCCAACGAGCTGATCCCCGATCTGGAAGAGCTCGGCCCGCTGGTCAACCGCGTCGGTTCCGACTCCTCGAGCATGGACAACATGCTCGAGCTGATGGTCACCGGCGGCATCGACCTGTTCCGCGGCGTGCGCATGATCATCCCGCCGGCCTGGCAGAACATGGAGACCATGGACGCCGACCTGCGTGCGTTCTATGAGTACAACTCCATGCACATGGAGCCGTGGGACGGCCCGGCCGGTGTGGTGCTGACCGACGGTCGCTACGCGGTCTGCCTGCTCGACCGTAACGGCCTGCGCCCGGCGCGCTGGGTCACCACCAAGAACGGCTACATCACCCTCGCCTCGGAAATCGGCGTGTGGGATTACCAGCCGGAAGACGTGATCGCCAAGGGCCGTGTCGGTCCGGGGCAGATCCTCGCGGTGGATACCGAGACCGGCCAGGTGCTCAACACCGACGACATCGACAACCGCCTGAAGTCGCGCCACCCCTACAAGCAGTGGCTGCGTCAGGGGGCCGTGCGCATCCAGGCGACCCTGGCCGATGACCAGGGCGTGGCCAGCTACGACGCTGACCAGCTCAAGCAGTTCATGAAGATGTTCCAGGTCACCTTCGAGGAGCGTGACCAGGTGCTGCGTCCGCTGGCCGAACAGGGCCAGGAAGCGGTCGGTTCGATGGGCGATGACACGCCGATGGCCGTGCTGTCCAAGCGCGTGCGCTCGACCTACGATTACTTCCGTCAGCAGTTCGCCCAGGTCACCAACCCGCCGATCGACCCGCTGCGCGAAGCCATCGTCATGTCGCTGGAGATCTGCCTCGGTGCCGAGCGCAACATCTTCCAGGAGTCGCCTGCGCATGCCAGCCGCGTGATCCTCAGCTCGCCGGTGATCTCGCCGGCCAAGTGGCGTTCGCTGATGGCCCTGAACGAGCCGGACTTCGAGCGCCATGTTATCGACCTCAACTATGACGAGAGCATCGGTCTCGAAGCCGCGGTGCGCAATATTGCCGACCAGGCCGAAGAAGCCGTGCGTGCCGGCAAGGCGCTGCTGGTGCTGACCGACCGTCACATCGGCCCCGGCAAGCTGCCGGCGCACGCCTCGCTGGCGGTCGGTGCCGTGCACCACCGTCTGACCGAGACCGGCCTGCGTTGCGACAGCAACATCCTGGTTGAAACCGCCACTGCCCGTGACCCGCATCACTTCGCCGTGCTGCTCGGTTTCGGCGCTTCGGCGGTGTACCCGTACCTCGCCTACGAAGTGCTGGCCGACCTGATCCGCACCGGCGAAGTGCTCGGCGACTTGGACGAAGTGTTCAAGCACTACCGCAAGGGCATCTCCAAAGGCCTGCTGAAGATTCTCTCGAAGATGGGTATCTCCACGGTTGCTTCCTACCGCGGCGCGCAGCTGTTCGAAGCCGTTGGTCTGGCCGAAGAAGTGGTCGACCTGAGCTTTCGTGGTGTGGCCAGCCGCCTGAAAGGCGCGCGCTTCGTCGATATCGAGGCCGAGCAGAAACTGCTGGCCGCCGAGGCCTGGAACAACCGCAAGCCGATCCAGCAAGGCGGCCTGCTCAAGTTCGTCTACGGCGGCGAGTACCACGCCTACAACCCGGACGTGGTCAACACCTTGCAGGCCGCCGTGCAGCAGGGCAGCTACGACAAGTACAAGGAGTACGCATCGCTGGTTGATACCCGCCCGGTATCGATGCTGCGTGACCTGCTGCAGGTCAAGCTGGCCGAGCAGCCGCTGCCGCTCGATCAGGTCGAGCCGCTGCAGGCGATCTTCAAGCGATTCGATGCCGCCGGGATCTCCCTCGGGGCCCTGTCGCCGGAAGCCCACGAAGCCATCGCCGAGGCGATGAACCGCATCGGTGGTCGTTCCAACTCCGGTGAGGGCGGCGAAGACCCGGCCCGTTACGGCACCGTGCGCAGTTCGAAGATCAAGCAGGTGGCCACCGGCCGTTTCGGCGTGACCCCGGAATACCTGGTCAATGCCGAAGTGCTGCAGATCAAGGTGGCCCAGGGCGCCAAGCCCGGCGAGGGCGGCCAGCTGCCCGGCGGCAAGGTCAATGGCCTGATCGCCCGTCTGCGCTATGCGGTACCCGGCGTGACCCTGATCTCGCCGCCGCCGCACCACGACATTTACTCGATCGAAGACCTGTCGCAGCTGATTTTCGACCTCAAGCAGGTCAACCCGCAGGCGCTGGTCTCGGTCAAGCTGGTAGCGGAAGCCGGCGTCGGCACCATCGCCGCAGGTGTGGCCAAGGCCTATGCCGACCTGATCACCATCTCCGGCTATGACGGCGGCACCGGCGCTTCGCCGCTGAGCTCGATCAAGTACGCCGGCAGCCCGTGGGAACTCGGCCTGGCCGAAACCCACCAGACCCTGCGCGGCAACGATCTGCGCGGCAAGGTCCGGGTACAGACCGACGGCGGCCTGAAGACCGGCCTCGACGTGATCAAGGCCGCCATCCTCGGCGCCGAGAGCTTCGGCTTCGGTACCGGGCCGATGGTCGCCCTGGGCTGTAAATACCTGCGCATCTGCCACCTGAACAACTGCGCCACCGGCGTCGCCACGCAGAACGACAAGCTGCGCAAGGACCACTTCATCGGTACCGTCGAGATGGTGGTGAACTACTTCACCTACGTCGCCGAAGATACCCGCGAGTGGCTGGCCAAGCTGGGCGTGCCGAGCCTGGGCGAGCTGATCGGGCGTACCGACCTGCTGGAAATGCTGCCGGGTGAAACCGCCAAGCAGCAGCACCTCGACCTGTCGCCGCTGCTCGGCAGCGATCACGTACCGGCCGACAAGCCGCAGTTCTGCGAAGTCGACCGCAACCCGCCGTTCGACCAGGGCCTGCTGGCCGAGAAGATGGTCGAGCTGGCCAAGGCCGCCATCGCCGACAAGAGCGGCGGCGAGTACGAGCTGGATATCTGCAACTGCGACCGTTCGATCGGCGCGCGGATTTCCGGCGAGATCGCCAAGCAGCACGGCAACCAGGGCATGAAGGACGCACCGCTGACCTTCCGCTTCAAGGGCACCGCCGGGCAGAGCTTCGGCGTATGGAACGCCGGCGGCCTGCACATGTACCTCGAAGGCGACGCCAACGACTACGTCGGCAAGGGCATGACCGGCGGCAAGCTGGTGATCGTTCCGCCGCAAGGCAGCCCGTTCAAGACCCAGGAATCGGCGATCATCGGCAACACCTGCCTGTACGGCGCCACCGGCGGCAAGCTGTTCGCCGTCGGCACCGCGGGTGAGCGTTTCGCCGTGCGCAACTCCGGCGCTCACGCCGTGGTAGAAGGCACTGGCGACCACTGCTGCGAATACATGACCGGCGGTTTCGTTTGCGTGCTGGGCAAGACCGGGGTCAACTTCGGTTCCGGCATGACCGGCGGCTTCGCCTACGTGCTCGACCTGGACAACAGCTTCGTCGACCGCGTCAACCACGAGCTGGTGGAGATCCAACGCATCAACAACGAAGCCATGGAAGCCTACCGCAGTCACCTGCGCGGCGTGCTGGCCGAGTATGTGGCGGAGACTGCCAGCGAGTGGGGCAGCAACCTCCTGGAAAACCTGGACGACTACCTGCGCAAGTTCTGGCTGGTCAAACCGAAAGCGGCCAGCCTGGGCTCGTTGCTCAGCAGCACCCGTGCTAACCCGCAGTAA
- the hemE gene encoding uroporphyrinogen decarboxylase: MSVLKNDRFLRALLKQPVDVTPVWMMRQAGRYLPEYRATRAKAGNFVNLMKSPELACEVTIQPLDRYPQLDAAILFSDILTIPDAMGQGLYFETGEGPRFQKVISSLADIEALPIPDPEQDLGYVMDAVRNIRRELNGRVPLIGFSGSPWTLATYMVEGGSSKDFRKSKAMLYDNPQAMHALLDKLAQSVTSYLNGQIKAGVQAVQIFDSWGGSLSAAAYQEFSLAYMKKIVDGLIREHDGRRVPVILFTKGGGLWLESMADTGAEALGLDWTCDIGSARGRVGSKVALQGNMDPSVLYANPAAIRAEVGRILASYGQGSGQVFNLGHGITPEVDPEHAKAFFEAVHELSAQYHG, translated from the coding sequence ATGTCCGTCCTGAAGAACGACCGTTTCCTCCGTGCCCTGCTCAAGCAGCCAGTCGACGTCACCCCGGTGTGGATGATGCGCCAGGCCGGTCGTTACCTGCCGGAATACCGCGCCACCCGTGCCAAGGCCGGCAACTTCGTCAACCTGATGAAGAGCCCCGAGCTGGCCTGCGAGGTCACCATCCAGCCGCTGGACCGCTACCCGCAGCTGGACGCGGCGATCCTGTTCTCCGACATCCTCACCATCCCCGATGCCATGGGTCAGGGCCTGTACTTCGAGACTGGCGAAGGCCCGCGTTTCCAGAAAGTGATCAGCAGCCTGGCTGACATCGAGGCCCTGCCGATCCCCGACCCGGAACAGGACCTGGGCTACGTGATGGATGCCGTGCGCAATATCCGCCGCGAGCTGAACGGCCGTGTGCCGCTGATCGGCTTCTCCGGCAGCCCCTGGACCCTGGCCACCTACATGGTCGAGGGCGGCTCGTCGAAGGACTTCCGCAAGTCCAAGGCCATGCTCTACGACAACCCGCAGGCCATGCACGCGCTGCTCGACAAGCTGGCGCAGTCGGTCACCAGTTACCTCAACGGGCAGATCAAGGCCGGCGTCCAGGCCGTGCAGATCTTCGACTCCTGGGGTGGCAGCCTGTCCGCGGCGGCCTACCAGGAGTTCTCCCTGGCCTATATGAAGAAGATCGTCGACGGCCTGATCCGCGAACACGATGGTCGTCGTGTGCCGGTGATCCTGTTCACCAAGGGTGGCGGCCTATGGCTGGAGTCCATGGCCGACACCGGCGCCGAGGCCCTGGGCCTGGACTGGACCTGCGATATCGGCAGTGCCCGCGGCCGGGTCGGTAGCAAGGTGGCCCTGCAGGGCAACATGGACCCGAGCGTGCTGTACGCCAACCCGGCGGCGATCCGCGCCGAAGTCGGGCGCATCCTCGCCAGCTATGGCCAAGGCAGCGGCCAGGTGTTCAACCTTGGCCACGGCATCACCCCGGAAGTCGATCCGGAGCATGCCAAGGCCTTCTTCGAAGCGGTGCACGAGCTGTCGGCGCAGTACCACGGTTGA
- the aroB gene encoding 3-dehydroquinate synthase, protein MRTLTVDLGERSYPIYIGAGLLARADLFKAHLAGRQVAIVTNETVAPLYLKQLEASLSGCELTAIVLPDGEAFKTWETLQLIFNGLLQARHDRRTTVIALGGGVIGDMAGFAAACYQRGVDFIQVPTTLLSQVDSSVGGKTGINHPLGKNMVGAFYQPQAVIIDTTVLATLPARELSAGLAEVIKYGLICDEDFLAWLEQHIDALRALDGQALIEAIERSCAAKARVVGADERESGLRAILNLGHTFGHAIETHMGYGVWLHGEAVGAGTAMALEMSTRLGWISSDERDRALRLLIKAGLPVVPPAEMTPEHFLEHMAVDKKVLDGRLRLVLLRRMGDATVTDEFPREVLDATLSADYSALVAQLDQ, encoded by the coding sequence ATGCGGACTCTTACAGTCGATCTAGGTGAGCGCAGTTATCCCATCTACATAGGGGCAGGTTTGCTGGCTCGTGCCGACCTGTTCAAGGCGCATCTGGCGGGTCGCCAGGTGGCCATTGTCACCAATGAAACCGTTGCCCCTCTCTATTTGAAGCAGCTTGAGGCCAGCTTGTCTGGCTGTGAACTGACGGCGATCGTGTTGCCCGATGGCGAGGCTTTCAAAACCTGGGAAACCCTTCAGCTGATTTTCAACGGCCTGTTGCAGGCTCGACATGATCGCCGTACTACTGTGATCGCCCTGGGCGGCGGTGTGATTGGTGATATGGCGGGCTTCGCTGCAGCCTGTTACCAGCGTGGGGTGGACTTCATTCAGGTGCCGACCACGCTGCTGTCCCAGGTCGACTCGTCGGTTGGCGGCAAAACCGGGATCAATCATCCGTTGGGCAAGAACATGGTAGGGGCTTTCTATCAGCCTCAGGCGGTGATTATTGATACCACGGTGCTGGCAACCCTGCCTGCGCGCGAGTTGTCCGCCGGCCTGGCTGAAGTGATTAAGTACGGCCTGATTTGCGATGAAGACTTTCTCGCCTGGCTTGAGCAGCACATCGATGCGCTGCGCGCTCTCGATGGCCAGGCGCTTATCGAGGCAATCGAACGCTCCTGTGCCGCCAAGGCGCGGGTTGTCGGGGCGGATGAGCGTGAGTCCGGGCTGCGTGCGATCCTTAATCTCGGCCATACATTTGGCCATGCCATAGAAACCCATATGGGCTATGGCGTCTGGCTACATGGCGAAGCGGTTGGCGCTGGAACTGCAATGGCGCTCGAGATGTCTACGCGCTTGGGGTGGATATCCTCTGATGAGCGAGATCGCGCGTTGCGGCTGCTGATCAAGGCCGGTCTGCCGGTGGTGCCGCCGGCTGAGATGACGCCCGAGCACTTCCTCGAACACATGGCGGTAGACAAGAAGGTTCTCGATGGCCGTCTGCGCCTGGTGTTGTTGCGCCGCATGGGTGATGCCACCGTGACCGATGAATTTCCGCGTGAAGTGTTGGATGCCACGCTGAGTGCTGATTACAGCGCTCTGGTGGCACAACTTGATCAATAA
- a CDS encoding AAA family ATPase: MTSLHADEAYLGHYQFSHDPFAARVPGFRFFPAQRKPVLGQLHHLARYSQLLLVVTGPLGSGKTLLRQALVASTNKQAVHSVVVSARGAGDVAGVLRQVAQGLAIQQLDVRSILAHIAQLALTGQEVYLLVDDAELLADAAIEGLLTLAAGTAEARPHVFLFAEPELVSRLEALADGEERFHAIELLPYSEDETREYLAQRLDGAGQGIELLTDDQVSDIHISSGGWPGGINQIARDVLIEAMLAQRSAASAASGALGLPKKHLLAVAVVVLGLGAAWFMQGRQELAAVDTPVAVLPDAVAPVAATESAASAPATKPEGGAAIEFAGTSQPLPLPLVGEAQPVIREPLAQASGMDEGEEGGEAESLTALPSAQPIAQVDPVATPAPVAPTAPAVPVAPVQPVAAVAAVAQPVRPIAAPAPAPVVAAKPAPVVKPVEVKPAPVAVAKVGSASTGWYGAQPASQFALQILGTRSEAGAQTFVSKNGAEYRYFKKMHQGQPLYVVTYGKFSSRAAAQAAIKLLPASVQAGKPWPRSFASIQQEAVQAR; encoded by the coding sequence ATGACCAGTCTGCATGCCGATGAGGCCTATCTGGGCCATTACCAGTTCAGCCATGACCCGTTCGCTGCACGCGTTCCTGGTTTTCGTTTCTTCCCGGCGCAGCGCAAACCGGTGCTCGGGCAGCTGCATCATCTCGCGCGCTACAGCCAGCTACTGTTGGTGGTTACTGGCCCGCTCGGTAGCGGCAAGACACTGCTGCGTCAGGCGCTGGTTGCCAGTACCAACAAGCAGGCTGTGCATAGCGTGGTTGTCTCTGCGCGTGGCGCGGGAGATGTGGCCGGTGTTCTCCGCCAGGTTGCTCAGGGATTGGCAATTCAGCAGCTGGATGTGCGCAGTATCCTGGCGCACATTGCCCAGTTGGCGCTTACGGGTCAGGAAGTCTACCTGTTGGTCGACGATGCCGAGCTGTTGGCAGATGCTGCCATTGAAGGTCTGCTGACGCTGGCGGCGGGTACCGCCGAGGCTCGCCCGCATGTCTTCCTGTTTGCCGAGCCTGAGCTTGTCTCGCGTCTGGAGGCTCTGGCTGACGGTGAGGAGCGCTTCCATGCCATCGAGCTGCTGCCTTACAGCGAGGATGAAACTCGCGAATATCTGGCGCAGCGCCTGGATGGTGCAGGTCAGGGTATCGAGTTGCTTACCGATGACCAGGTCAGCGATATCCACATCAGCTCCGGCGGCTGGCCCGGCGGGATCAATCAGATTGCGCGCGATGTGCTGATCGAGGCGATGTTGGCGCAGCGCAGTGCAGCGAGTGCGGCAAGTGGTGCGCTGGGTTTGCCGAAGAAGCATCTGTTGGCGGTGGCAGTGGTGGTCCTTGGGCTGGGTGCCGCCTGGTTCATGCAGGGGCGCCAGGAGCTTGCGGCTGTAGATACGCCAGTCGCGGTGCTGCCTGATGCGGTGGCGCCCGTAGCGGCAACCGAGAGTGCCGCGTCGGCGCCAGCTACCAAGCCTGAGGGGGGCGCCGCTATAGAGTTCGCCGGCACCAGCCAGCCGTTGCCCTTGCCTCTTGTGGGTGAGGCGCAGCCGGTTATTCGTGAGCCCTTGGCGCAGGCATCCGGCATGGACGAAGGTGAAGAAGGCGGTGAGGCGGAAAGCCTGACGGCTTTGCCTTCTGCTCAGCCTATTGCCCAGGTGGATCCAGTCGCCACGCCAGCACCAGTCGCTCCGACTGCGCCTGCAGTGCCGGTTGCTCCAGTGCAGCCGGTCGCTGCGGTTGCTGCGGTTGCTCAGCCGGTGCGGCCTATTGCCGCGCCAGCTCCCGCTCCGGTGGTGGCGGCCAAGCCCGCTCCCGTAGTCAAGCCGGTAGAGGTCAAGCCTGCGCCAGTCGCGGTGGCCAAGGTTGGTTCTGCCAGTACCGGTTGGTACGGTGCGCAGCCAGCCAGTCAGTTTGCCCTGCAGATTCTCGGTACCCGTTCCGAGGCAGGTGCGCAGACCTTCGTGAGCAAGAACGGCGCCGAGTACCGCTACTTCAAGAAGATGCACCAGGGGCAGCCGCTGTATGTGGTGACCTACGGCAAGTTCTCCAGTCGGGCGGCGGCGCAAGCGGCGATCAAGTTGCTGCCGGCTAGCGTGCAGGCGGGCAAGCCGTGGCCACGCAGTTTTGCCAGTATCCAGCAAGAGGCGGTGCAGGCTCGTTAG
- a CDS encoding Sbal_3080 family lipoprotein — protein sequence MPALPLYRTRLLVLLALIGLSSACTVIRVEPLKTPSDSMCIQENPAVQVDDFLGVVERGFARHGISTRRIQQPADGSCPMVLTYTARRSWSVVTYLSLAELTIRDQRGQMLASAYYRFRGRGMLAVKKYQSTETKMTPVIDQLLAEVPSAAP from the coding sequence ATGCCCGCTCTGCCCCTGTACCGCACCCGCCTTCTCGTGCTGCTGGCCCTGATCGGCCTGAGCAGCGCCTGCACGGTGATTCGCGTCGAACCCCTGAAAACCCCGAGCGACTCGATGTGCATCCAGGAGAACCCGGCTGTCCAGGTCGACGACTTCCTCGGCGTGGTGGAACGTGGCTTCGCCCGCCACGGCATCAGTACCCGCCGCATCCAGCAGCCAGCCGATGGCAGTTGCCCGATGGTGCTCACCTACACGGCGCGCCGCTCCTGGTCGGTGGTGACCTATCTGTCCCTGGCCGAGCTGACCATCCGCGACCAGCGCGGGCAGATGCTGGCCAGCGCCTACTACCGCTTCCGCGGCCGCGGCATGCTTGCCGTAAAGAAGTACCAGAGTACGGAAACCAAGATGACCCCGGTGATCGACCAGTTGCTGGCCGAGGTTCCCAGCGCCGCGCCGTAA